Proteins encoded in a region of the Acidobacteriota bacterium genome:
- the thiS gene encoding sulfur carrier protein ThiS, with translation MTTLDVITLNGEPRDWPAPQSVERMLQDLGLDGRLVAVELNRLVVKRGRFTETLVRGGDEVEIVSFVGGG, from the coding sequence GTGACCACGCTCGACGTCATCACGCTCAACGGCGAACCGCGGGACTGGCCCGCGCCGCAGTCGGTTGAACGCATGTTGCAGGACCTTGGCCTGGACGGCCGGCTCGTCGCCGTTGAGCTCAATCGACTCGTCGTCAAACGCGGCCGATTCACCGAGACGCTGGTGCGTGGCGGTGATGAGGTGGAGATCGTTTCGTTCGTCGGTGGCGGCTGA
- a CDS encoding SLBB domain-containing protein gives MGLLGPMVMAQGTGRPPQPPPAGQASPTSQAPPPVQSPTPPAGLPVQTPLASPNRAAEARPDLPLIGYDAFKIDVSAIPPGPVDKSYVLSPGDVVHVRVWGELQLTFQLTVSSDHYLEIPGVLGRVYTADLPLGDVTDRVMRHLATAHAVYFDLENPAASTAFVDVTLGEVRGIQFLVQGEVATPGSYLLHPSLGNLIYAIAKAGGVKDSGSLRNVRIRRGTRTFEVDFYQFLLKGTVDGTELQIRNGDLIFVPLKRKEVTIQGQVRRQGVYTLLAAGHEDLDEMIEYAGGVLPTAITERILIRRSEVNVGTRTISVNLDAEAAAKREVPLQDQDVVTILASDTRRRDYITLQGNGVPLPGEYQFTPGMRIQELLVRAGGLRPEAYLERAELRRTGPDLRTSYVHVDLRLAAAGNPAHNVVIEPLDELTVNSVIDVVGAAGEVSLTGHVKTPGTVPLSSGMRVYDLLFTRAGLQDADFMRDTFLRRGDIIRVVRGTVRTELLTFDLGKLLEGDQAQNLLLQADDKVVIYERNEILGTDRTVTLSGFVRSPGTHSLLQGMRLLDLLRNAGGFEDPDRRRDAYLPRGEIWRIVGRGDRVERELLRFDLGAALGGDPAQNLQLQSGDEVIVYAARDFVETRTVEIDGAVNKPGVYELASNMTMGDLLVKGGGLKDLADPKMADLFRMGATGDGELRLESVAVPLSDTSLVLRNRDRLLVRMRSGYQPTRVIDVSGEVQYPGRYTLSGGAERLADVIRMAGGVLPDAFLEGASLHRRDGTGAEASTRVVLDFARALRSPDSPDNLLLEHGDRLHVTRRSNTVTVVDAVQRPITIAFAKGKGVQYYLQAAGGVTADADAKGVAVVLPSGRYAPNRFLRGPNIVPGSTIVVPSKTGVIRPPVPEPVVVAPPPAPQAPEVATPTVSASPVPSWMISGVAGPLSGTCPALAFDIGSSRITTTEATVFVGTPCADLKAGDQLEVTAVRQTERMLVALEIRRR, from the coding sequence GTGGGCCTGCTTGGTCCGATGGTGATGGCCCAGGGCACGGGGCGGCCGCCGCAGCCGCCGCCAGCGGGGCAGGCGTCCCCCACGAGTCAGGCACCACCACCGGTCCAGTCCCCAACGCCGCCGGCGGGATTGCCGGTGCAGACGCCGTTGGCCAGTCCCAACCGCGCGGCCGAAGCCCGGCCCGACCTGCCCCTCATTGGCTACGACGCGTTCAAGATTGACGTATCGGCCATTCCGCCTGGACCGGTTGACAAGAGTTACGTCCTCTCGCCGGGCGACGTTGTCCACGTGCGCGTCTGGGGCGAACTGCAGTTGACGTTTCAATTGACCGTCAGCAGCGACCATTACCTGGAGATTCCAGGTGTGCTCGGCCGCGTGTATACGGCGGACCTGCCCCTGGGGGACGTGACCGATCGCGTCATGCGGCACCTGGCCACTGCGCACGCGGTGTATTTCGACCTGGAGAATCCCGCAGCCAGTACGGCGTTTGTGGACGTGACGCTGGGAGAAGTGCGCGGCATCCAGTTTCTTGTGCAGGGCGAGGTGGCTACGCCGGGCAGCTATTTGCTGCACCCGAGTCTCGGTAATCTCATCTACGCGATTGCCAAAGCCGGCGGCGTGAAGGACAGCGGATCGCTCCGGAACGTGCGCATTCGCCGGGGCACACGCACCTTCGAAGTGGATTTCTACCAGTTCCTGTTGAAGGGGACTGTGGATGGCACCGAACTGCAGATTCGCAATGGCGATCTGATCTTCGTGCCGCTCAAGCGTAAGGAAGTGACGATTCAGGGGCAGGTGCGCCGGCAGGGGGTGTACACGTTGCTCGCCGCGGGCCACGAAGATCTCGACGAAATGATCGAGTACGCGGGGGGAGTCCTGCCAACCGCGATCACCGAGCGCATCCTGATTCGCCGCAGCGAAGTCAACGTGGGCACGCGCACGATCAGTGTGAACCTTGATGCCGAGGCGGCGGCCAAACGGGAGGTGCCGCTGCAGGACCAGGACGTCGTCACCATCCTGGCCTCCGACACCAGACGTCGCGACTACATCACCCTGCAGGGCAACGGCGTGCCTCTCCCGGGCGAGTATCAATTCACGCCGGGGATGCGGATCCAGGAGCTATTGGTCAGGGCCGGCGGTTTGAGACCCGAGGCGTATCTTGAGCGGGCCGAACTCAGACGGACAGGGCCGGATCTGCGGACGAGTTATGTTCACGTCGATCTTCGTCTGGCGGCCGCAGGAAACCCCGCGCACAACGTGGTGATCGAGCCGCTGGATGAGCTGACCGTGAACAGCGTCATCGATGTGGTGGGCGCTGCCGGAGAGGTCAGCCTGACCGGGCACGTCAAGACGCCCGGAACGGTCCCGCTCTCGTCGGGCATGCGCGTCTACGACCTGCTGTTTACCCGAGCCGGCCTGCAGGACGCCGACTTCATGCGGGATACCTTCCTGCGGCGCGGCGATATCATCCGCGTCGTACGTGGCACCGTGCGCACGGAGTTGCTGACCTTCGACCTGGGCAAACTTCTGGAAGGCGACCAGGCGCAGAACCTGCTGCTGCAGGCCGACGACAAGGTCGTGATCTACGAACGCAACGAGATCCTGGGCACCGATCGCACAGTGACGCTCTCCGGGTTCGTGAGGTCGCCGGGTACCCACAGCCTGCTGCAGGGCATGCGGCTGCTGGACCTGCTGCGGAACGCCGGAGGATTCGAAGACCCCGACCGTCGGCGCGATGCGTACCTGCCGCGCGGCGAGATCTGGCGCATCGTCGGGCGGGGCGACCGCGTCGAACGGGAACTCCTGCGGTTTGATCTGGGTGCGGCGCTGGGCGGCGACCCGGCTCAGAACCTGCAGTTGCAAAGTGGCGATGAGGTGATCGTTTACGCGGCGCGTGACTTCGTCGAAACGCGAACCGTTGAAATCGACGGCGCCGTGAACAAGCCGGGCGTCTACGAACTGGCGTCCAACATGACGATGGGCGACCTTCTGGTGAAGGGCGGGGGCCTCAAGGACCTGGCCGACCCGAAGATGGCGGACCTGTTCCGTATGGGGGCCACCGGTGACGGAGAACTCCGGCTGGAGTCGGTGGCCGTGCCGCTGTCGGACACGTCGCTGGTGTTGCGCAACCGGGACCGGCTCCTGGTGCGGATGCGCTCCGGCTATCAACCCACCCGCGTCATCGACGTGAGCGGAGAAGTCCAGTACCCGGGCCGATATACGCTGAGCGGCGGGGCGGAGCGCCTGGCCGATGTGATTCGAATGGCGGGTGGCGTGCTGCCCGACGCCTTCCTCGAGGGAGCCTCGCTGCATCGGCGTGACGGGACGGGGGCAGAAGCGTCAACGCGTGTCGTGCTCGACTTCGCGCGCGCGCTCCGATCGCCCGATTCCCCCGACAACCTGCTGCTCGAGCATGGTGATCGCCTGCATGTCACACGGCGGTCCAACACGGTCACGGTGGTGGACGCGGTGCAGCGTCCGATCACCATTGCCTTTGCCAAGGGCAAAGGGGTCCAGTACTACCTCCAGGCTGCGGGTGGCGTCACTGCAGATGCCGACGCGAAAGGCGTGGCGGTGGTGTTGCCCAGCGGTCGGTATGCGCCCAACAGATTCCTGCGCGGCCCAAATATCGTGCCGGGCAGCACGATCGTGGTGCCATCCAAAACGGGTGTGATCCGGCCGCCGGTTCCCGAACCCGTCGTGGTGGCTCCACCACCGGCCCCGCAGGCGCCTGAGGTGGCGACCCCGACCGTCTCCGCCTCACCGGTCCCTTCGTGGATGATCTCCGGAGTTGCCGGGCCGCTCAGCGGCACGTGTCCCGCGCTCGCGTTTGACATCGGCTCGAGCCGCATCACGACCACCGAGGCGACGGTGTTTGTGGGCACGCCCTGCGCAGACCTGAAGGCCGGCGATCAACTCGAGGTCACCGCCGTGCGGCAGACGGAGCGCATGCTGGTAGCGCTCGAAATTCGACGCCGCTGA
- a CDS encoding DUF3108 domain-containing protein: protein MADSRFPLRWRALFISAALLTVLVARPELQTAGADRAVPFKVGETLTFDISWTSFVSAGTATFSVKERRPAGPGRNAYYLIAEAKPSSVIGTLYSLYYKAESMLDTRSLLPSVATLYSDEGGRKRQKTTTFRGNGAVQYELKTATTATSSLKVPVATQDPLGAIYILRALPLKVGLAVPIPITDSGKAYTMRIKVAARELVRSGVGSLPAWKVSMSVTDASGKAADASSFTVWISDDERKLPLKFQAGLTVGSVQLTLAKVTG, encoded by the coding sequence ATGGCAGATTCACGATTCCCCCTCCGCTGGCGCGCGCTGTTCATCAGCGCCGCCCTGCTCACGGTCCTGGTGGCGCGTCCGGAACTCCAGACCGCCGGCGCCGATCGCGCCGTGCCGTTCAAAGTTGGAGAAACGCTGACGTTCGACATCTCGTGGACGAGTTTTGTGTCGGCGGGCACCGCCACCTTCTCGGTCAAGGAGCGCCGCCCTGCGGGACCGGGCCGCAACGCGTATTACCTGATCGCGGAAGCCAAACCTTCGTCGGTCATCGGGACGCTGTACTCGTTGTATTACAAAGCCGAGTCGATGCTCGACACGCGCTCGCTCCTGCCGTCGGTTGCCACGCTCTATAGCGATGAAGGCGGCCGCAAGCGGCAGAAGACCACCACGTTCAGGGGCAACGGCGCGGTGCAGTACGAACTCAAGACGGCGACGACAGCCACGTCATCACTGAAGGTGCCGGTGGCCACGCAGGACCCCCTGGGGGCGATCTATATCCTGCGGGCGCTGCCGCTCAAAGTCGGACTCGCCGTGCCGATTCCGATCACCGACAGCGGCAAAGCCTACACCATGCGAATCAAAGTCGCGGCGAGGGAACTCGTCAGGAGCGGTGTGGGCTCGCTGCCGGCCTGGAAGGTGTCGATGTCGGTGACCGATGCGTCGGGCAAGGCGGCCGACGCCAGCTCGTTCACGGTCTGGATCTCTGACGACGAGCGCAAACTGCCGCTGAAGTTCCAGGCCGGGCTGACCGTCGGCAGTGTTCAGCTCACACTCGCCAAGGTCACCGGGTGA
- a CDS encoding thiazole synthase, protein MTTATDDAPLVIAGRSFSSRLVVGTGKYPSHEVMQAAHRAAGVEMVTVAVRRVDLAARGEGSLLHWIDRAAIFLLPNTAGCYTADDAIRTARLGREAGLSEWVKLEVIGDERTLFPDNEALLEATRVLVKEGFVVLPYTNDDPIACRKLEDAGAAAVMPLGAPIGSGLGIQNPNNLRIIKEQSRVPVIVDAGVGTASDAAFAMELGADGVLMNTAIAGATHPARMAEAMKHAIIAGRLAYLSGRIPKKMYASASSPLDGLIASR, encoded by the coding sequence GTGACCACTGCGACTGATGACGCGCCGCTCGTAATCGCGGGCCGCAGCTTTTCGTCCCGTCTGGTTGTGGGCACCGGAAAGTACCCCTCCCACGAGGTGATGCAGGCGGCGCATCGGGCTGCGGGAGTTGAGATGGTCACTGTGGCCGTTCGCCGGGTGGACCTGGCCGCCCGTGGTGAAGGGTCGTTGCTCCACTGGATCGATCGCGCCGCGATTTTCCTGCTGCCGAACACCGCCGGGTGCTACACCGCCGACGATGCCATTCGCACGGCGAGGCTTGGGCGCGAAGCGGGCTTGTCTGAGTGGGTGAAGCTTGAAGTCATCGGCGATGAACGCACGCTCTTTCCCGACAACGAGGCATTGCTCGAGGCGACGCGGGTGCTGGTCAAGGAAGGGTTTGTGGTGCTGCCCTACACCAATGACGACCCGATCGCCTGCCGGAAACTCGAAGATGCCGGAGCCGCGGCGGTGATGCCCCTGGGCGCGCCGATTGGTTCCGGTCTGGGCATCCAGAACCCGAACAACCTGCGCATCATCAAGGAACAGTCGCGCGTCCCGGTCATCGTGGACGCCGGGGTCGGGACGGCCTCGGACGCCGCATTCGCGATGGAGTTGGGCGCAGACGGCGTGCTGATGAACACGGCCATCGCGGGCGCCACCCACCCGGCCCGGATGGCTGAAGCGATGAAACATGCCATCATCGCGGGACGGCTGGCCTACCTGTCGGGCCGCATTCCGAAGAAGATGTACGCATCGGCAAGCAGCCCGCTGGATGGGTTGATCGCCTCGAGATGA
- a CDS encoding glycosyltransferase: MSRLAFFSPWPPQPSGVATCSADVVPALAAAGHGVDVYVDEALVEVSRGGDRGPDPGEVRILSAHDFVWRQARQAYDLPIYQIGNSWAHEFIWPYLFQCPGLVVMHDARLHHARAGALLRRHRSADYRNEFAYNHPQLSRDAAELAVHGFDGAYYYQWPMRRAIIDSARMVATHSVGAMKVLRQEHPDRTIDHIALGHGVAEFDKASARRAFRARIGIPAEALVFGVLGTAAPEKRVAQIIREFAGARQWAPDARLLFAGQVSPLLPLTELAQSFGIGDVTHLVGRLDDADFDHAAAACDVGLNLRWPTAREVSGPWLRMLSLGLPTVIIDAMHHLDVVTLDPRTWLCHAPTSDLAPHPESRAVAVGVDILDEGHSLRLALRRLGSDAELRRRLGAAARAHWESNHSVPRMVADYERAIARATDIAPPVADLPAHLRPDPEGHARHLVREMLDRPLF; encoded by the coding sequence ATGTCGCGCCTCGCCTTCTTCTCCCCCTGGCCGCCGCAACCGAGCGGCGTGGCCACCTGCTCGGCCGATGTCGTCCCGGCCCTGGCCGCAGCGGGGCACGGCGTGGATGTGTATGTGGACGAAGCCCTGGTGGAGGTGTCACGGGGCGGGGACCGCGGCCCCGATCCGGGCGAAGTCCGCATCCTCAGTGCCCACGATTTTGTCTGGCGGCAGGCGCGGCAGGCCTACGACCTGCCCATTTACCAGATCGGCAATTCCTGGGCGCACGAGTTCATCTGGCCGTACCTGTTCCAGTGCCCTGGGCTGGTGGTGATGCACGACGCGCGGCTGCACCACGCCCGCGCAGGCGCCCTGTTGCGGCGGCACCGATCGGCTGACTACCGGAACGAATTCGCCTACAACCACCCCCAACTGTCTCGCGACGCGGCCGAACTGGCGGTGCATGGATTTGACGGCGCCTATTACTACCAGTGGCCCATGCGCCGCGCCATCATCGATTCGGCCCGCATGGTCGCGACGCATTCGGTGGGCGCCATGAAAGTACTGCGCCAGGAACACCCTGACCGGACGATTGACCATATCGCGCTCGGGCATGGCGTGGCCGAGTTCGACAAGGCCTCGGCACGCCGCGCGTTTCGCGCCCGCATCGGCATTCCAGCCGAAGCCCTGGTCTTCGGGGTACTCGGCACGGCCGCGCCGGAAAAACGCGTGGCGCAGATCATCCGGGAGTTTGCCGGCGCGCGCCAGTGGGCGCCCGACGCCCGGCTGCTGTTCGCGGGGCAGGTGTCACCGCTCCTCCCACTCACTGAACTCGCCCAATCCTTCGGCATTGGCGACGTGACGCACCTAGTGGGGCGCCTCGACGACGCCGATTTTGATCACGCGGCCGCCGCCTGCGACGTGGGGCTGAACCTCCGGTGGCCCACAGCGCGGGAGGTCTCCGGCCCCTGGCTCCGGATGTTGTCGCTGGGCCTGCCCACCGTCATCATCGACGCCATGCATCACCTCGACGTGGTCACGCTGGATCCCCGCACCTGGCTCTGCCATGCCCCGACGTCGGATCTGGCGCCGCACCCGGAATCGCGGGCCGTGGCGGTGGGCGTGGATATCCTGGACGAAGGCCATTCGCTGAGGCTGGCGCTTCGACGCCTTGGCTCTGACGCCGAGTTGCGCCGGCGCCTTGGAGCGGCCGCCCGCGCCCACTGGGAGTCCAATCACTCTGTGCCACGGATGGTGGCCGATTACGAGCGCGCGATCGCGCGCGCCACGGACATTGCGCCGCCTGTCGCGGACCTTCCCGCCCACCTTCGGCCGGATCCGGAAGGGCACGCGCGGCACCTCGTCCGTGAGATGCTGGACCGACCCCTGTTTTAG
- a CDS encoding NADH-quinone oxidoreductase subunit B, with amino-acid sequence MTREEPQGSILTTSVEKMVQWARRSAIWPVTFGLACCAIEMMAMAAGRYDVARFGAEVFRGSPRQSDLMIVAGRLSRKMAPVLRRIYDQMPEPKWVISMGACASCGGVFDNYAIVQGVDQIVPVDVFVPGCPPRPEALIYGIVQLQRKIDQQRMSA; translated from the coding sequence ATGACGCGCGAAGAACCGCAAGGGTCAATTCTCACGACGTCGGTCGAAAAGATGGTCCAGTGGGCGCGACGGTCGGCCATCTGGCCGGTGACGTTTGGCCTGGCGTGTTGCGCCATCGAAATGATGGCGATGGCCGCCGGCCGGTACGACGTCGCCCGGTTCGGCGCCGAGGTGTTCCGCGGGTCACCCCGTCAGTCAGACCTGATGATCGTTGCCGGACGCCTGTCGCGAAAGATGGCCCCTGTGCTGCGCAGAATCTACGACCAGATGCCCGAGCCCAAGTGGGTCATCTCCATGGGCGCGTGCGCGAGTTGCGGCGGCGTGTTTGACAACTACGCCATTGTGCAGGGCGTGGACCAGATTGTGCCGGTGGATGTGTTTGTGCCCGGGTGCCCGCCGCGCCCCGAAGCCCTGATTTACGGCATCGTGCAGCTGCAGCGCAAGATCGACCAGCAGCGGATGAGCGCGTAG
- a CDS encoding NADH-quinone oxidoreductase subunit C produces MPTAYVAREHMLTVCETLRDHPALQFSFLVEITAADYHPASPRFEIVYHLACLGEAFAQPAGAAVPRRLRLKVRVPDNDLGEQSLPWAHSLTPLWPAANWLEREVFDLFGVAFTGHPDLRRILTPDDWTGHPLRKDYPVQVRKDAASWSPMQLTVEEFAANVRATRASSAAAARPRADESVPTRTDKD; encoded by the coding sequence ATGCCGACCGCGTACGTGGCGCGCGAGCACATGCTAACGGTGTGCGAGACACTGCGTGATCACCCCGCGCTGCAGTTTTCCTTTCTGGTCGAAATCACCGCGGCCGACTATCATCCCGCGTCGCCCCGCTTCGAGATCGTGTATCACCTGGCGTGTCTTGGGGAGGCCTTCGCACAGCCGGCTGGCGCGGCGGTCCCTCGGCGGTTGCGCCTGAAGGTGCGTGTGCCCGACAACGACCTGGGTGAGCAGAGCCTGCCATGGGCGCACAGCCTCACGCCGCTCTGGCCCGCGGCCAACTGGCTCGAGCGCGAAGTCTTCGATTTGTTCGGCGTGGCGTTTACCGGGCACCCGGACCTGCGACGCATCCTGACGCCGGACGACTGGACGGGACACCCCTTGCGCAAGGACTATCCGGTGCAGGTGCGCAAGGACGCCGCCTCGTGGTCGCCGATGCAGTTGACCGTGGAGGAGTTTGCCGCCAACGTGCGGGCGACGCGTGCCTCGTCGGCCGCGGCGGCCAGGCCCCGGGCTGATGAGTCCGTGCCGACGCGGACTGACAAGGACTGA
- a CDS encoding class I SAM-dependent methyltransferase, whose product MTVEPERLETLLARLEQERADAHREYNDRLTRVDQALPQRPEFPHAPPAYDDAQITPLNLSWDILPDGEPAIDGSWKGRLRGFIWRLIGPPLVTQKAFNAALVDHLNRNVAAHRESERAISTTIELVRQQTDATIRFHAALLSLLQSLTLYVDTKDRAVGGQAQVVNSAIGALADDWLKHWEALLAREERFESRHPALQRGYDELAQRVTLAQQSAVLLKREVEHLIAKGLQVSVGTAPGTGATNSEAGNLDSFKYVGFEDRFRGSQDAIRERLIDYLPVFAGAANVLDVGCGRGELLDLFRGAGIGARGIDTNQSMVQVCRERGLSAERADAIAYMDGLPDGSLDGLIAIQVVEHLEPAYLTRLIELAFHKLKPGAPMVLETLNPACWVAFFESYLRDITHRWPLHPETLQYLVQASGFTTVSVEYRAPVAETDRLQHVPLPPPREGVELNPTVTDLVDIVNSHADKLNARLFTFMDYAVVARR is encoded by the coding sequence ATGACTGTGGAACCCGAACGACTTGAAACGCTGCTGGCCCGGCTCGAGCAGGAGCGCGCGGACGCGCACCGCGAGTACAACGACCGCCTGACGCGGGTCGACCAGGCCCTGCCGCAACGTCCGGAATTTCCGCATGCGCCACCCGCCTACGACGACGCGCAGATCACACCGCTGAACCTGTCATGGGACATTCTGCCCGACGGCGAACCTGCGATTGACGGGTCGTGGAAAGGCCGCCTGAGGGGCTTCATCTGGCGCCTGATTGGCCCACCACTCGTGACGCAGAAGGCGTTCAACGCGGCACTGGTCGATCACCTCAACAGAAACGTCGCGGCCCACCGCGAATCCGAGCGCGCCATCTCCACGACCATTGAGCTTGTTCGCCAGCAGACCGACGCGACGATTCGTTTCCATGCGGCGCTGCTCTCGCTGCTGCAGAGCCTCACGCTGTATGTCGATACCAAGGACCGCGCCGTCGGTGGCCAGGCCCAGGTGGTCAACTCGGCGATTGGCGCGCTGGCCGACGACTGGTTGAAGCACTGGGAGGCGCTGCTGGCCCGGGAGGAGCGGTTTGAGTCGCGGCACCCCGCGTTGCAGCGCGGCTACGACGAACTGGCCCAGCGGGTCACGCTGGCGCAACAGTCGGCCGTCCTCCTCAAGCGCGAGGTTGAACACCTCATTGCCAAAGGTCTCCAGGTGTCGGTTGGGACCGCGCCTGGCACGGGCGCCACGAACAGCGAGGCCGGCAACCTCGACTCGTTCAAGTACGTCGGATTCGAAGACCGGTTCAGGGGATCGCAGGACGCCATTCGCGAACGCCTGATCGACTACCTGCCCGTGTTTGCCGGTGCCGCCAACGTGCTCGACGTGGGGTGTGGCAGGGGTGAGCTCCTGGATCTGTTCCGCGGCGCGGGCATCGGCGCCCGCGGCATCGATACCAATCAGAGCATGGTGCAGGTGTGCCGCGAGCGTGGCCTGTCGGCCGAGCGGGCGGATGCCATCGCGTACATGGACGGGCTACCCGACGGGTCACTGGACGGGCTCATCGCCATTCAGGTGGTCGAGCACCTGGAGCCGGCGTATCTGACGCGGCTCATTGAACTCGCGTTTCACAAGCTCAAGCCGGGAGCGCCCATGGTGCTCGAGACGCTGAACCCTGCGTGCTGGGTGGCGTTCTTCGAGAGTTACCTGCGCGACATTACCCACCGGTGGCCGTTACACCCTGAGACGCTGCAGTATCTGGTGCAGGCCAGCGGCTTCACCACCGTGAGTGTGGAATACCGCGCGCCAGTGGCCGAGACCGATCGCCTGCAACACGTGCCCCTGCCGCCGCCGCGCGAAGGTGTTGAACTGAATCCCACTGTCACCGACCTGGTGGATATCGTGAACTCGCACGCGGACAAGTTAAACGCCCGGCTGTTCACGTTCATGGACTACGCGGTCGTCGCCCGGCGCTAG
- a CDS encoding YdcF family protein, producing MSGSGRPGKPTLRILWRFVRAFGVLTLVLMLWLAAGWPVGIDRWLDVTEPPEPAAAIVVLGGGTGAGSLPLQQGWERINTAHRLYAAGFAPVVIFSGSGTQNVSQSEIYANAAAWMGIPRSVMVLEATAGGTQDHGHALRGMVLPTGAVIAADTPLLVVTSTFHSRRALMAFSRAGFTRVRVVSQFTASPPDASEEPSAPAVGEPPEGTVRPDTLTNSVADYQPSDKRYGDLLFRLAHRTFDFFINLREMGAILLS from the coding sequence ATGTCAGGCTCCGGCCGCCCGGGCAAACCGACGCTGAGGATTCTCTGGCGATTCGTCCGCGCGTTCGGCGTGCTGACGCTGGTGCTGATGCTCTGGCTCGCGGCCGGGTGGCCTGTTGGCATCGATCGATGGCTCGATGTGACCGAGCCCCCGGAGCCCGCCGCAGCGATCGTGGTGCTGGGTGGGGGCACGGGCGCCGGCAGCCTGCCGTTGCAGCAAGGCTGGGAGCGCATCAATACCGCGCATCGTCTGTACGCGGCCGGCTTTGCGCCGGTCGTAATCTTCAGCGGGTCCGGCACGCAAAACGTGAGTCAGTCTGAAATTTATGCGAACGCGGCGGCGTGGATGGGAATCCCCCGATCGGTGATGGTCCTTGAGGCGACCGCCGGCGGGACGCAGGACCACGGACACGCGCTCCGTGGGATGGTGCTCCCGACCGGCGCCGTCATCGCCGCTGACACGCCGTTGCTCGTGGTGACGTCGACGTTTCACTCGCGCCGCGCCCTGATGGCATTTTCCCGCGCGGGGTTCACCCGCGTTCGTGTGGTGAGCCAGTTCACTGCGAGCCCACCCGACGCGTCCGAAGAGCCGTCGGCGCCCGCCGTGGGAGAGCCACCGGAAGGGACGGTCAGGCCTGACACATTGACGAACTCTGTCGCGGACTACCAGCCATCAGACAAGCGGTACGGCGACCTGTTGTTTCGGCTGGCGCACCGGACGTTTGATTTTTTCATCAACCTCCGCGAGATGGGCGCCATCCTGCTGTCGTGA
- a CDS encoding NADH-quinone oxidoreductase subunit A, whose product MIGLGAGFAGGSVLLSQFVGPSKPTPEKSAPYECGMPPVGDARERQSVKFYLVAMIFLLFDIEVAFLYPWAMAFRELGAVAYFQIVAFFALLVTGYVYVWRKGIFDWSSEVDR is encoded by the coding sequence ATGATCGGCCTGGGCGCCGGGTTTGCCGGCGGTTCCGTGCTGCTGTCGCAGTTTGTGGGCCCGTCCAAGCCGACCCCTGAAAAGAGTGCTCCGTACGAGTGCGGCATGCCGCCTGTGGGCGACGCCCGGGAGCGGCAGTCGGTGAAGTTCTACCTCGTGGCGATGATCTTCCTGTTGTTCGACATCGAAGTGGCGTTCCTCTATCCCTGGGCGATGGCGTTCCGGGAACTGGGGGCGGTGGCCTACTTCCAGATCGTCGCGTTTTTTGCCCTGCTGGTCACCGGCTACGTCTACGTGTGGCGCAAGGGCATCTTTGACTGGAGTTCCGAGGTAGACCGATGA
- the rfbC gene encoding dTDP-4-dehydrorhamnose 3,5-epimerase, whose amino-acid sequence MVLTPTPIPGVQVIALTPLRDERGFFAVGFSRETFSQHGLNPHVEQMNLSHNAASGTLRGLHYQLAPYAEAKVVRCVKGAAFDVVVDLRPDSSSYCQWFGITLDATDRRALYIPEGVAHGFQTLTPDTEVLYTVSAPYTPSHCRGVRWDDPAFGIEWPSHAHRILHPRDRDYPDFDRAGHLRSLQEIPS is encoded by the coding sequence ATGGTCCTGACCCCCACACCGATCCCAGGCGTTCAGGTCATCGCCTTGACCCCCCTGAGGGATGAGCGTGGGTTCTTCGCGGTGGGATTCTCTCGAGAGACCTTCAGTCAGCATGGCTTGAACCCGCACGTCGAGCAGATGAATCTGTCGCACAACGCGGCCAGCGGAACCCTCCGCGGCCTGCACTATCAACTGGCGCCCTACGCGGAAGCCAAAGTGGTGCGGTGCGTGAAGGGTGCGGCCTTTGATGTGGTGGTGGATCTGCGCCCGGACTCGTCGTCGTACTGCCAGTGGTTCGGCATCACGCTGGACGCCACGGACCGCCGTGCCCTGTATATTCCCGAAGGCGTGGCCCACGGATTTCAGACCCTCACCCCTGACACCGAAGTGCTCTACACCGTCTCTGCGCCGTACACGCCGTCACACTGCCGGGGTGTGCGGTGGGACGACCCGGCATTTGGCATCGAGTGGCCCAGCCATGCCCATCGCATCCTGCACCCGCGCGACCGCGACTACCCCGACTTCGATCGCGCAGGCCACCTGCGCTCACTCCAGGAGATCCCATCGTGA